A single window of Channa argus isolate prfri chromosome 2, Channa argus male v1.0, whole genome shotgun sequence DNA harbors:
- the LOC137107837 gene encoding annexin A2-A-like yields MALVSEFLGQLTLAYGGEEEPKYPTVVPARDFDPAKDAARIETAIKTKGVDEQTITDILTRRSCDQRREIAFEYERLAKKDLNTALKGALSGSLEHLMLGLMKNTAQYDASELNASMKGLGTDEETLIEIVCSRSNKELLEIKKVYKDMFKKDLEKDIAGDTSGNFAKLLLALVQTKRDEPSNVIDYEKIDDDARSLYEAGVKRKGTDVMTWISIMSQRSVPHLQKVFDRYKSYSPYDMKESIRKEVKGDLEKSFLTLVECFENRQLYFANRLSEAMKSKGAKEKVVTRIMVSRCEVDLMKIRAEFKRQYRKSLYQTIAEHTKGDYQKALLSLCGGDD; encoded by the exons ATGGCGCTGGTTTCCGAGTTTCTGGGCCAACTGACGCTGGCGTACGGAGGG GAAGAAGAGCCCAAATATCCCACTGTGGTGCCAGCACGGGACTTTGACCCAGCCAAAGATGCTGCCAGGATCGAGACGGCCATCAAAACTAAAG GGGTGGATGAACAGACCATCACTGACATCCTGACCAGACGAAGCTGCGACCAGAGAAGAGAGATCGCCTTCGAGTACGAACGACTCGCCAAGAAG GATCTGAACACAGCCCTGAAGGGGGCGCTCTCTGGCTCCCTGGAGCATCTGATGTTGGGTCTGATGAAGAACACCGCTCAGTACGATGCCTCCGAGCTCAACGCTTCCATGAAG GGGCTGGGGACAGATGAGGAGACCCTCATCGAGATCGTCTGCTCCAGAAGCAACAAAGAACTGCTGGAGATCAAGAAGGTTTACAAAGACA TGTTCAAAAAGGATTTGGAAAAAGACATCGCAGGAGACACATCCGGTAACTTTGCCAAACTTCTGCTGGCTCTGGTTCAG acaaagagagatgaACCCTCCAACGTTATCGACTATGAGAAGATTGATGATGACGCCAGA AGTCTGTATGAAGCCGGAGTGAAGAGGAAGGGAACTGATGTGATGACCTGGATCAGCATTATGTCCCAGAGGAGCGTCCCCCACCTGCAGAAAG tgtttgaCAGGTATAAGAGCTACAGCCCCTACGACATGAAGGAGAGCATCAGGAAGGAGGTGAAGGGAGATCTGGAGAAGTCCTTCCTCACTTTGG TGGAGTGCTTCGAAAACAGGCAGCTGTATTTTGCCAACAGACTCAGCGAAGCCAtgaag AGTAAAGGGGCAAAGGAGAAGGTGGTGACCAGGATCATGGTTTCTCGCTGTGAAGTCGACCTGATGAAGATCAGAGCAGAGTTCAAGAGGCAGTACAGGAAATCGCTGTACCAGACCATCGCT gagcACACTAAAGGAGACTACCAGAAGGCCCTGCTCAGCCTGTGTGGAGGAGACGACTGA